The proteins below come from a single Saccharopolyspora sp. SCSIO 74807 genomic window:
- a CDS encoding LUD domain-containing protein, with protein sequence MNSRETVLSRIRGALELAPAEPVEVPRDYRRGRSLPVEQRLELLEDRLVDYKAAVHRCTADETAATIAAALHARGAGRVGIPAGLARSWLAEFAGEVEVDTSGPAAQLNRFDGVVTSSAVTCAETGTIFLDGTAEQGRRALSLVPDLHVCVVDASSVVAGVPEAVALLVPERPTTLISGPSATSDIELDRVEGVHGPRTLEVVIRTDV encoded by the coding sequence GTGAATTCCCGCGAAACCGTGCTCAGCCGGATCCGCGGCGCGCTCGAGCTGGCGCCGGCCGAACCGGTCGAGGTCCCCCGCGACTACCGGCGCGGCCGCAGCTTGCCCGTCGAGCAGCGGCTGGAGCTGCTCGAGGACCGGCTCGTCGACTACAAGGCCGCGGTGCACCGCTGCACCGCGGACGAGACAGCCGCGACCATCGCGGCCGCACTGCACGCGCGCGGTGCCGGTCGCGTCGGAATCCCGGCCGGGCTGGCGCGTTCGTGGCTGGCCGAGTTCGCCGGCGAGGTCGAAGTCGACACCTCCGGGCCTGCGGCGCAGCTCAACCGGTTCGACGGGGTCGTGACGTCCTCGGCGGTGACCTGCGCGGAAACCGGCACGATCTTCCTGGACGGCACGGCCGAGCAGGGGCGCCGCGCGCTGAGCCTCGTGCCGGACCTGCACGTGTGCGTCGTCGACGCGTCCTCGGTGGTGGCCGGGGTGCCCGAAGCGGTCGCGCTGCTGGTGCCGGAACGTCCGACGACGCTGATCAGCGGCCCGTCGGCCACCTCGGACATCGAACTCGACCGGGTCGAAGGCGTGCACGGCCCGCGCACCCTGGAGGTCGTGATCCGCACCGACGTCTGA
- a CDS encoding LutB/LldF family L-lactate oxidation iron-sulfur protein has translation MSRTFLGLPAAPPRAPRSTGNLRGSEPFPAAAHTELGNTQLRRNVGKATRTIRDKRLAVTGELPDWEELRSAGAAVKADVLARLPELLEQFEAAVTARGGTVHWARDAAEANEIVTGLVRATGSDEALKVKSMATQEIGLNEHLESEGIAAVETDLAELIVQLGHDRPSHILVPAIHRNRAEIREIFQREMPGVDPDLDDDPEQLAAAARTFLREKFMRCPVAISGANFGVAETGTLSVVESEGNGRMCLTMPETLISVMGIEKLIPAFADLEVFLQLLPRSSTGERMNPYTSMWTGVTDGDGPQEFHLVLLDNGRTAALADKVGREALHCIRCSACLNVCPVYERTGGHAYGSTYPGPIGAVLTPQLAGMHEQSHDPNASLPYASSLCGACYDACPVKIDIPSLLVELRHQHVEQAPPRGEAAVMKAASLAMSSAKRFTTAQRAARLGRVLGGADGRISSLPPPLNAWTGSRDLPAPPRQTFREWWDSAEGRGTIDEARRESRGGAQ, from the coding sequence ATGAGCCGCACGTTCCTGGGCCTGCCCGCAGCGCCGCCGCGCGCGCCGCGCAGCACCGGCAACCTGCGCGGCAGCGAACCGTTCCCGGCCGCCGCGCACACCGAGCTGGGCAACACCCAGCTGCGCCGCAACGTCGGCAAGGCCACTCGCACGATCCGCGACAAGCGCCTGGCGGTGACCGGCGAACTGCCCGACTGGGAAGAACTGCGCTCGGCCGGAGCCGCGGTCAAAGCCGACGTGCTCGCCCGGCTGCCCGAGCTGCTGGAGCAGTTCGAAGCAGCCGTGACCGCCCGCGGCGGCACGGTGCACTGGGCCCGCGATGCCGCCGAGGCCAACGAAATCGTCACCGGACTGGTCCGCGCGACCGGCTCCGACGAGGCGTTGAAGGTCAAATCGATGGCCACCCAGGAGATCGGGCTCAACGAGCACCTGGAGTCCGAGGGCATCGCCGCGGTCGAGACCGACCTCGCCGAGCTGATCGTCCAATTGGGACACGACCGGCCCTCGCACATCCTGGTGCCCGCGATCCACCGCAACCGCGCCGAGATCCGCGAGATCTTCCAGCGCGAGATGCCGGGCGTCGACCCGGACCTCGACGACGACCCCGAGCAGCTCGCCGCCGCGGCGCGCACGTTCCTGCGCGAGAAGTTCATGCGCTGCCCGGTGGCGATCTCGGGTGCGAACTTCGGCGTCGCCGAGACCGGCACGCTCTCGGTCGTCGAATCCGAAGGCAACGGCCGGATGTGCCTGACCATGCCGGAAACGCTGATCAGCGTGATGGGCATCGAGAAGCTCATCCCCGCCTTCGCCGACCTGGAGGTGTTCCTGCAGCTGCTGCCGCGCTCGTCCACCGGGGAGCGGATGAACCCCTACACCTCGATGTGGACCGGGGTCACCGACGGCGACGGGCCGCAGGAGTTCCACCTGGTGCTGCTGGACAACGGCCGCACCGCCGCGCTGGCCGACAAGGTGGGCCGCGAGGCGCTGCACTGCATCCGCTGCTCGGCTTGCCTGAACGTGTGCCCGGTGTACGAACGCACCGGCGGGCACGCCTACGGCTCGACCTATCCCGGGCCGATCGGGGCGGTGCTGACCCCGCAGCTGGCCGGGATGCACGAGCAGTCGCACGACCCGAACGCTTCCCTGCCGTACGCCTCGAGCCTGTGCGGGGCGTGCTACGACGCCTGCCCGGTCAAGATCGACATTCCGTCGCTGCTGGTGGAACTGCGCCACCAGCACGTCGAGCAGGCCCCGCCGCGCGGGGAGGCTGCGGTGATGAAGGCCGCGTCGCTGGCGATGTCCTCGGCGAAGCGGTTCACCACCGCGCAACGCGCCGCCCGGCTGGGACGGGTGCTCGGCGGTGCGGACGGGCGGATCAGCAGCCTGCCGCCGCCGTTGAACGCCTGGACCGGTTCGCGCGATCTGCCCGCCCCGCCGCGGCAGACCTTCCGCGAGTGGTGGGACTCCGCCGAGGGCCGCGGCACGATCGACGAGGCCCGCCGCGAGTCGCGGGGAGGTGCCCAGTGA